A window of the Candidatus Woesearchaeota archaeon genome harbors these coding sequences:
- a CDS encoding HD domain-containing protein — protein MTLLEKHGITGHVLRHILRVNQVAVFLGLRLKEQGEHINIDILNAASLLHDIGKKRGDDLKINHVPAGVMILEEEGYPELAEIISKHSINAIVEENIIPTTWEEKIVYYADRRAKEDELVSIEERISDLRKRYPDIERFIETAEPKIQALENEIFNIIKIDKELIELKNQPL, from the coding sequence ATGACTTTATTAGAAAAACATGGTATAACTGGTCATGTACTTAGACATATTCTAAGAGTTAATCAAGTCGCTGTTTTTCTTGGATTGCGATTGAAAGAACAAGGAGAACATATTAATATCGATATATTGAATGCTGCAAGTTTATTACACGATATTGGTAAGAAGAGAGGAGATGATTTAAAAATTAATCATGTTCCTGCAGGAGTTATGATTTTAGAAGAAGAAGGTTATCCTGAACTAGCTGAAATAATAAGCAAACATTCAATAAATGCAATAGTCGAAGAAAATATAATTCCAACCACATGGGAAGAAAAAATAGTTTATTATGCAGATAGGCGTGCTAAAGAAGACGAGCTAGTCAGTATCGAAGAAAGGATTAGTGATTTAAGAAAAAGATACCCTGATATAGAAAGATTTATTGAAACTGCAGAACCAAAAATACAAGCCTTAGAAAATGAAATATTCAACATAATCAAAATCGATAAAGAATTAATCGAGTTGAAAAATCAACCTCTTTAA